In one window of Gossypium hirsutum isolate 1008001.06 chromosome A01, Gossypium_hirsutum_v2.1, whole genome shotgun sequence DNA:
- the LOC107936121 gene encoding uncharacterized protein produces the protein MFYFIIRTSFVHGRQTIAASQSSNLLIFKRSIGLRLFSNSSNGHSFMVSYLINKCGFSPEMASRVSNFVHFETPEKPDSLIVFLENHGFSQTQIVKLIKREPTLLLSDTEKTLLPKLEFLYSVGFSRPELAKLLSSHPHLLKYSLKKQIIPSFNLLRDLFQSDDKTIKAIKRFAGILVYDSKSYLYPNMNVLRGNGVPESNILVLLNRYPRTFLYNPVRLKEIVEEVKVMGINSSTKKFLAAVIALTSMSKSTLERKFDVYRRWGWSDQEIHEAFQRYPSCIEVSEDKIMAIMDFLVNKMGYNSTLIAKQSSVLGRSLKRIVPRALFARELLSLGLIRITVFDTS, from the exons ATGTTTTATTTCATCATTAGAACTAGTTTTGTTCATGGGAGGCAAACCATTGCAGCCTCTCAAAGTTCCAATCTTTTAATCTTTAAACGATCAATTGGTCTTAGATTATTCTCCAATAGCTCAAATGGACACTCATTTATGGTTTCATACCTTATAAACAAATGTGGGTTCTCCCCAGAAATGGCTTCTCGGGTTTcaaattttgttcattttgaaaCCCCTGAAAAGCCTGATTCTCTGATTGTTTTCCTGGAAAATCATGGGTTTTCACAAACCCAAATCGTAAAACTCATCAAAAGAGAGCCGACTTTGCTTCTTTCTGATACTGAGAAAACCCTTTTGCCCAAATTAGAGTTTCTTTACTCTGTAGGTTTTTCAAGGCCTGAGCTTGCTAAACTCTTGAGTAGCCATCCCCATCTACTGAAATATAGTTTAAAGAAACAAATTATCCCTTCGTTTAATTTACTGAGGGATTTGTTTCAATCCGATGATAAGACTATCAAGGCTATAAAACGATTTGCTGGTATTCTTGTCTATGATTCCAAGTCATATTTGTATCCGAATATGAATGTTTTGAGAGGGAATGGAGTCCCTGAATCAAATATCCTTGTGCTGCTTAACCGTTATCCTCGAACATTTTTGTATAATCCGGTTAGGCTTAAGGAGATTGTGGAGGAAGTCAAAGTAATGGGAATTAATTCTTCAACGAAGAAGTTTCTTGCTGCGGTTATTGCTTTGACATCAATGAGCAAATCCACACTAGAGAGGAAATTTGATGTATATAGGAGATGGGGTTGGTCGGACCAAGAGATTCATGAAGCTTTTCAAAGGTATCCGTCGTGTATTGAGGTTTCGGAGGATAAGATCATGGCTATAATGGACTTTCTTGTGAACAAAATGGGCTACAATTCGACTCTTATTGCCAAACAATCAAGTGTTTTAGGTCGGAGCTTAAAGAGGATTGTTCCGAGGGCTTTGTTTGCTCGAGAATTGTTGTCACTGGGTTTG ATTCGAATCACTGTCTTTGATACAAGTTGA
- the LOC121203373 gene encoding transcription termination factor MTERF15, mitochondrial produces MFYFIIRTSFVHVRQTIAASQSSNLLIFKRPIGLRLFSNSSNGPSFTVSYLINKCGFSTEMASRVSNFVYFETPEKPDSLIVFLENHGFSQTQIANLIKKQPRFLLSDTKKTLLPKLEFLYSIGFSRPELAKLLSSYPHLLKSSLKKQIIPSFNILRDLFQSDDKTIKAIKRFAGILVRDSKSYLYPNMNVLRGIGVPESNILMLLYRHPRKFLYSPVRLKEIVEEVKGIGIDSSTKKFLAAVIALRSMSKSTLEKKFDVYRRWGWSDQEIREAFQRYPSCVTASEDKIMAIMDFLVNKMGYHSNLVAKQPSIFSQSLEKRIVPRALFARELLSLGLVKDLKLSVLFDTSEKVFIRMFVDRFVNKAPNFLKLYKEKRKISEKN; encoded by the coding sequence ATGTTTTATTTCATCATTAGAACTAGTTTTGTTCATGTGAGGCAAACCATTGCAGCCTCTCAGAGTTCCAATCTTTTAATCTTTAAACGACCAATTGGTCTTAGATTATTCTCCAATAGCTCAAATGGACCCTCATTTACGGTTTCATACcttataaataaatgtgggtTCTCCACAGAAATGGCTTCTCGGGtttcaaattttgtttattttgaaaccCCTGAAAAGCCTGATTCTCTGATTGTTTTCCTGGAAAATCATGGGTTTTCACAAACCCAAATCGCAAATCTCATCAAAAAACAGCCAAGGTTTCTTCTTTCTGATACTAAGAAAACCCTTTTGCCCAAATTAGAGTTTCTTTACTCTATAGGTTTTTCAAGGCCTGAGCTTGCTAAACTCTTGAGTAGCTATCCTCATCTACTGAAATCTAGTTTAAAGAAACAAATTATACCCTCGTTTAATATACTGAGAGACTTGTTTCAATCCGATGATAAGACTATCAAGGCTATAAAACGATTTGCTGGTATTCTTGTCCGTGATTCCAAGTCATATTTGTATCCGAATATGAATGTTTTGAGAGGAATTGGAGTCCCTGAATCGAATATCCTTATGCTGCTTTACCGTCATCCTCGAAAATTTTTGTATAGTCCGGTTCGACTTAAGGAGATTGTGGAGGAAGTCAAAGGAATAGGGATTGATTCTTCAACGAAGAAGTTTCTTGCTGCGGTTATTGCTTTGAGATCAATGAGCAAATCCACACTAGAGAAGAAATTTGATGTATATAGGAGATGGGGTTGGTCGGACCAAGAGATTCGTGAAGCTTTTCAAAGGTATCCGTCGTGTGTTACTGCTTCAGAGGATAAGATCATGGCTATAATGGACTTTCTCGTGAACAAAATGGGCTATCATTCGAATCTGGTTGCTAAACAACCGAGTATTTTCAGTCAAAGCTTAGAGAAGAGGATTGTCCCAAGGGCTTTATTTGCTCGAGAATTGTTATCACTAGGTTTGGTTAAGGACTTAAAATTGTCCGTATTGTTTGACACATCGGAAAAGGTGTTCATTAGGATGTTTGTTGACCGTTTTGTAAACAAAGCACCCAATTTCCTGAAGCTTTACAAAGAAAAACGTAAGATTTCAGAAAAAAATTAG
- the LOC107936120 gene encoding transcription termination factor MTERF8, chloroplastic-like has protein sequence MFYSIFRTSFLHGRQAMACPQSFNLSIIKTSTTLRFFSNTSNQNSFTVSYLMNKCGFTPEFASFASKYVHFETPERPDSLFAFLENHGFSKTQILNLIKRRPRLLIYDTEKTLLPKLEFFYSIGFSRPELTKILTSYPAVLICSLKKQIIPSFNLLRNLFQSDDKAIKTIKRYGAIFVYDFERNLIPNMNLLRGIGVPESNILMLLNHQPRPLLYDQVRLKEIVEEVKRMGFDSSTKKFVDVVIALSSMSKSTLEKKFDVYRRWGWSDQEIHEAFQRYPMCMAVSEDKIMAVMDFLVNKMGYSSTLIAKQSSILRQSLEKRIVPRALFARELLSQGLVTDFKLSVLFHSSEKVFVDRFVNKAPDLLKLYKERLNASEKKKELV, from the coding sequence ATGTTTTATTCCATCTTTAGAACTAGTTTTCTTCATGGGAGGCAAGCCATGGCATGCCCTCAAAGTTTCAATCTTTCAATCATTAAAACATCAACTACTCTTAGATTCTTCTCCAATACCTCAAATCAAAACTCGTTTACAGTTTCATACCTCATGAACAAATGTGGGTTCACCCCAGAATTTGCTTCATTTGCTTCAAAATATGTTCATTTCGAAACACCTGAAAGGCCTGATTCTCTGTTTGCTTTCCTGGAAAATCATGGGTTTTCGAAAACCCAAATCTTAAATCTCATCAAAAGAAGGCCAAGATTGCTTATTTATGATACTGAGAAAACCCTTTTGCCGAAATTGGAGTTTTTTTACTCTATAGGTTTTTCAAGGCCTGAGCTTACTAAAATCTTGACTAGCTATCCTGCAGTGTTGATATGTAGTTTAAAGAAACAAATTATCCCTTCGTTTAATTTACTGAGGAACTTGTTTCAGTCTGATGATAAGGCTATTAAGACTATAAAACGATATGGTGCTATTTTTGTGTATGATTTTGAGAGGAATTTAATTCCCAATATGAATCTTTTGAGAGGAATTGGAGTCCCGGAATCGAATATCCTTATGCTGCTTAACCATCAGCCTAGACCGCTTTTGTATGATCAGGTTCGGCTTAAGGAGATTGTGGAGGAAGTTAAAAGAATGGGGTTCGATTCTTCGACGAAGAAGTTCGTTGATGTGGTTATTGCTTTGAGTTCAATGAGCAAATCCACTCTAGAGAAGAAATTTGATGTATATAGGAGATGGGGTTGGTCGGACCAAGAGATTCATGAAGCTTTTCAAAGGTATCCTATGTGTATGGCAGTTTCTGAGGATAAGATCATGGCCGTAATGGATTTTCTGGTGAACAAAATGGGCTATAGTTCGACTCTCATTGCCAAACAATCGAGTATTTTAAGGCAGAGCTTAGAGAAGAGGATTGTCCCGAGGGCTTTGTTTGCTCGAGAATTGTTATCACAAGGTTTGGTTACTGACTTTAAATTGTCTGTATTGTTTCACTCATCGGAGAAGGTGTTTGTTGACCGTTTCGTAAACAAAGCACCCGACCTGTTGAAGCTATACAAAGAAAGGCTCAAtgcttcagaaaaaaaaaaagagttagtaTAG
- the LOC121232293 gene encoding transcription termination factor MTERF6, chloroplastic/mitochondrial produces MFYSIFRTSLLHGRQAMAASQSFNLSFIKMSTSLRFISISSNGHSFTVSYLINKCGFSTELASFASKYVHFETPERPDSLFVFLENHGFSKTQILNLIKKRPRLLVCDTEKTLLPKIEYLHSLGFSRPELAKILSSYPTLLMHSLKNQIIPNFNLLRNLFHSDDKAIKAIKRFTPILVYDLESYLYPNMNVLSGIGVPESNILVLLNRQPRSLLYNPVRLKEIVEEAERMGFDSSTKMFLSVVIALKSMTKSTLEKKFDVYRRWGWSDQEIHEAFRRHPLCMTVSEDKVMAIMDFLVNKMGYSSTLIAKQPSILRQSFRKNIVPRALFARELLSQGLINDLKLSVLFDTSEKVFIRMFVDRFVNKAPDLLKLYKEKLKISEKKQTLEVS; encoded by the coding sequence ATGTTTTATTCGATCTTTAGAACTAGTCTTCTTCATGGGAGGCAAGCCATGGCAGCCTCTCAAAGTTTCAATCTTTCATTCATTAAAATGTCAACTAGTCTTCGATTCATCTCCATTAGCTCAAATGGACACTCATTTACAGTTTCATACCTTATAAACAAATGTGGGTTCTCCACAGAATTGGCTTCATTTGCTTCAAAATATGTTCATTTCGAAACACCTGAAAGGCCTGACTCTCTGTTTGTTTTCCTGGAAAATCATGGGTTTTCGAAGACCCAAATCTTAAATCTCATAAAAAAAAGGCCAAGGTTGCTTGTTTGTGATACTGAGAAAACTCTTTTGCCCAAAATAGAGTATCTTCACTCCTTAGGTTTTTCAAGGCCAGAGCTTGCTAAAATCTTGAGTAGCTATCCTACATTGTTGATGCATAGTTTAAAGAACCAAATTATCCCTAATTTTAATTTACTGAGGAACTTGTTTCACTCTGATGATAAGGCTATTAAGGCTATAAAACGATTTACCCCTATTCTTGTGTACGATTTGGAGTCGTATTTGTATCCGAATATGAATGTTTTGAGCGGAATTGGAGTCCCCGAATCGAATATCCTTGTGCTGCTTAACCGTCAGCCTAGATCACTTTTGTATAATCCGGTTCGGCTTAAGGAGATTGTGGAGGAAGCCGAAAGAATGGGGTTTGATTCTTCAACGAAGATGTTTCTCAGTGTGGTTATTGCTTTGAAATCAATGACCAAATCCACACTAGAGAAGAAGTTTGATGTTTATAGGAGATGGGGTTGGTCTGACCAAGAGATTCACGAAGCTTTCCGGAGGCATCCGCTGTGTATGACAGTTTCGGAGGATAAGGTCATGGCTATAATGGATTTTCTCGTGAACAAAATGGGCTACAGTTCGACTCTTATTGCCAAACAACCGAGTATTTTAAGGCAGAGCTTCAGGAAGAATATTGTCCCAAGGGCTCTGTTTGCTCGAGAATTGTTATCACAAGGTTTGATTAATGACTTAAAATTGTCTGTATTGTTTGACACATCGGAAAAGGTGTTCATTAGGATGTTTGTTGACCGTTTCGTAAACAAAGCACCCGATCTCTTGAAGCTTTACAAAGAAAAACTTAAGATTTCAGAAAAAAAACAAACATTAGAAGTGAGTTAG
- the LOC121232295 gene encoding cullin-1, with protein sequence MTMNERKTIDLEQGWEFMQKGITKLKNILEGLPEPQFSSEDYMMLYTTIYNMCTQKPPHDYSQQLYDKYRESFEEYITSSVLPSLREKHDEFMLRELVKRWTNHKVMVRWLSRFFHYLDRYFIARRSLPPLNEVGLTCFRELVYQEVNAKVRDAVISLIDQEREGEQIDRALLKNVLDIFVEIGMGQMDYYENDFEATMLKDTAAYYSRKAANWIVDDSCPDYMLKAEECLKREKDRVSNYLHSSSEPKLLEKVQHELLSVWANRLLDKEHSGCHALLRDDKVEDLSRMFRLFSKIPRGLDPVSSTFKQHVTAEGTALVKLAEDAASTKKAEKRDVVGLQEQVFVRKVIELHDKYLAYVNDCFQNHTLFHKALKEAFEAFCNKGVAGSSSAELLATFCDNILKKGGSEKLSDEAIEETLEKVVKLLAYISDKDLFAEFYRKKLARRLLFDKSANDDHERSILTKLKQQCGGQFTSKMEGMVTDLTLARENQTNFEEYLSNNPHANPGIDLTVTVLTTGFWPSYKSFDLNLPAEMIKCVEVFRDFYQTKTKHRKLTWIYSLGTCNLIGKFEPKTVELIVTTYQASALLLFNSSDRLSYSEIMIQLNLTDDDVVRLLHSLSCAKYKILNKEPSTKTISSTDQFEFNSKFTDKMRRIKIPLPPVDEKKKVIEDVDKDRRYAIDASIVRIMKSRKVLGHQQLVMECVEQLGRMFKPDFKVIKKRIEDLITRDYLERDKDNPNTFRYLA encoded by the exons ATGACGATGAATGAGAGGAAAACGATTGACCTTGAACAAGGATGGGAATTTATGCAAAAAGGAATTACAAAGCTAAAGAACATTCTTGAAGGCTTGCCAGAGCCTCAATTTAGCTCAGAGGATTATATGATGCTTTATAC AACCATTTACAATATGTGTACCCAAAAGCCGCCTCACGACTATTCTCAACAGTTGTATGATAAGTATCGAGAATCTTTCGAAGAATACATCACATCATCG GTACTTCCATCTTTACGTGAAAAGCATGATGAGTTTATGTTGAGAGAGCTGGTGAAAAGGTGGACTAACCATAAAGTTATGGTTAGGTGGCTTTCACGGTTCTTTCATTACCTTGATCGCTACTTTATTGCTCGGAGGTCATTGCCTCCCCTTAATGAAGTTGGACTCACATGTTTCCGAGAGTTG GTCTACCAAGAGGTAAATGCAAAAGTGAGGGATGCAGTAATTTCTCTG ATTGATCAAGAACGTGAGGGTGAGCAGATTGATCGAGCTTTGTTGAAGAATGTTTTGGATATATTTGTTGAAATTGGAATGGGGCAAATGGATTACTATGAGAATGACTTTGAGGCTACTATGCTCAAAGATACAGCTGCCTATTATTCAAGGAAGGCTGCAAATTGGATTGTAGATGATTCTTGTCCCGATTATATGTTGAAA GCTGAGGAGTGTTTAAAACGAGAGAAAGATAGGGTCTCAAATTACTTGCATTCTAGTAGTGAGCCTAAATTACTTGAG AAAGTTCAACATGAGTTGCTCTCCGTCTGGGCAAACCGACTGCTTGATAAAGAGCACTCTGGATGCCATGCATTGCTCAGAGACGACAAG GTGGAGGATTTGTCAAGAATGTTTAGACTCTTTTCAAAAATTCCTCGAGGGTTAGATCCTGTGTCAAGTACCTTCAAACAG CATGTTACCGCTGAAGGCACAGCGTTGGTCAAACTGGCCGAGGATGCTGCAAGCACCAAAAAG GCAGAAAAACGGGACGTGGTTGGCCTGCAAGAGcag GTTTTCGTGAGGAAAGTGATTGAGTTGCATGACAAATACCTAGCATACGTGAATGATTGTTTTCAAAATCATACTCTCTTTCACAAG GCTCTCAAAGAGGCTTTTGAAGCCTTTTGTAACAAGGGTGTTGCCGGAAGCTCAAGTGCGGAGCTACTTGCTACCTTTTGTGATAATATTCTCAAGAAAGGTGGAAGTGAGAAATTGAGTGATGAAGCCATCGAAGAAACACTCGAAAAG GTTGTGAAGCTACTTGCTTATATTAGTGACAAGGACTTGTTTGCGGAATTCTACCG GAAAAAACTCGCTCGAAGGCTTCTTTTCGACAAGAGTGCTAATGATGACCATGAGAGAAGTATATTGACAAAGCTGAAACAGCAGTGTGGCGGCCAGTTCACCTCAAAGATGGAAGGAATG GTGACAGATTTAACATTAGCAAGGGAAAACCAGACAAATTTTGAGGAGTATTTGAGCAATAATCCACATGCAAATCCGGGGATCGATTTGACAGTAACTGTTTTGACTACTGGTTTCTGGCCAAGTTACAAGTCTTTTGATCTCAACCTTCCTGCTGAGATG ATTAAGTGTGTTGAAGTTTTCAGGGACTTCTATCAGACAAAAACGAAACACAGGAAACTTACTTGGATATATTCTTTGGGTACTTGTAACCTTATTGGGAAGTTTGAACCAAAAACAGTGGAGTTGATTGTCACGACATATCAG GCTTCTGCCTTACTGCTATTCAATTCCTCCGATAGACTGAGCTATTCGGAGATCATGATACAGTTGAACTTAACTGATGATGACGTTGTTAGACTTTTGCACTCGTTGTCATGTGCTAAATATAAAATTCTGAACAAGGAACCAAGCACAAAAACCATCTCCTCCACTGATCAGTTCGAGTTCAACTCCAAGTTTACCGATAAAATGAGGAGGATCAAG ATTCCTCTTCCCCCTGTGGATGAGAAGAAGAAAGTAATTGAAGATGTTGACAAGGATAGACGGTATGCCATTGATGCCTCGATTGTACGCATCATGAAGAGTCGGAAAGTTCTAGGTCACCAGCAGTTGGTTATGGAGTGTGTCGAGCAGTTAGGCCGCATGTTCAAG CCTGATTTCAAGGTGATCAAGAAGCGAATTGAGGACTTGATTACACGAGACTATCTTGAGAGGGACAAAGATAACCCCAATACGTTCAGGTACTTGGCATGA
- the LOC121202881 gene encoding 60S ribosome subunit biogenesis protein NIP7 homolog gives MRPLDEKETTAVFEKIFKFTGNNLKNIVENPSHEGPDKEPGRYCFRLHKNKVYYVSDSLVKRATNVARTKLASIGTCVGRFTHGGNFHLTIECLNLLAANAKRKVWLKPTSEMSFLYANHVLKGGLGRITESIAPGDGVVVFSMSDLPLGFGVAAKSTQDCRKLDPNAIVVLHQADIGEYLRMENQHEQIIEE, from the coding sequence ATGAGGCCTCTAGACGAGAAAGAAACCACCGCCGTTTTCGAAAAAATCTTTAAATTCACCGGGAACAACCTGAAGAACATAGTCGAGAACCCATCTCATGAAGGACCCGACAAGGAACCCGGTCGCTATTGTTTCAGGCTACACAAAAACAAGGTCTACTACGTCAGCGACTCCCTCGTCAAACGAGCCACTAACGTCGCCAGAACCAAGCTGGCTTCCATTGGAACCTGCGTAGGTAGGTTCACCCACGGTGGCAACTTCCATCTGACCATCGAATGCTTAAACCTCTTGGCTGCTAACGCCAAGCGCAAGGTTTGGCTGAAACCCACGTCGGAGATGTCGTTTCTTTACGCGAATCACGTTTTGAAAGGTGGGCTAGGGAGGATAACGGAGAGCATTGCGCCTGGTGATGGGGTTGTGGTTTTTTCCATGTCGGATTTGCCTTTGGGGTTTGGGGTTGCGGCGAAGAGTACACAGGATTGTAGGAAATTAGATCCTAATGCCATTGTCGTGCTTCATCAGGCTGATATTGGGGAGTATTTGAGGATGGAGAATCAGCATGAGCAAATAATTGAAGAATAA